The Sphingobium sp. JS3065 genome includes a region encoding these proteins:
- a CDS encoding MurR/RpiR family transcriptional regulator, protein MNETVSAPSDLDEFLTAIRERYDELSDRLQRIARHVLEEPNDMAFETLAVIAERSKVQPSAIVRFAQAFGFSGANPMQRLIREGLLREDRSLGYAERIRQHRYAATGDLEGPRHLLSEFVEGNILALENLNHALGQRELSEAIDLLDRARTVFIAGFRRSFPVASYLAYLLAQTDKRIVLVDGVAGLHLQQTGGLEASDLIVAISFAPYSSETISLVEAAAGSCPIISITDSVIGPIAKNASLVLQVRESEVRGFRSLAASMCLAQSLAIGFAARKAEPTLAAS, encoded by the coding sequence ATGAATGAGACGGTTTCGGCCCCTAGTGACCTCGACGAGTTCCTGACCGCGATCCGCGAGCGTTACGACGAGCTCAGCGACCGATTGCAGCGGATCGCCCGCCATGTCCTGGAGGAGCCCAACGACATGGCGTTCGAGACGCTCGCGGTGATCGCCGAGCGAAGCAAGGTCCAGCCTTCGGCAATCGTCCGTTTTGCCCAGGCCTTTGGCTTTTCCGGCGCTAACCCGATGCAGCGGCTGATCCGGGAGGGGCTGCTGCGGGAGGACCGCTCGCTCGGTTACGCCGAGCGCATCCGCCAGCACCGCTATGCAGCTACCGGGGATCTGGAGGGTCCACGGCACCTGCTCTCAGAGTTCGTCGAGGGCAATATATTGGCGCTTGAGAACCTCAATCACGCGCTCGGCCAACGTGAACTCTCCGAGGCCATCGACCTGCTCGATCGAGCGCGCACGGTGTTCATCGCTGGCTTCCGTCGATCCTTCCCGGTCGCCAGCTACCTCGCCTATCTGCTGGCGCAAACCGACAAGCGCATCGTGCTCGTAGATGGCGTCGCGGGACTCCACCTCCAGCAGACCGGCGGCCTCGAAGCGAGTGACCTGATCGTCGCAATCAGCTTCGCGCCCTATAGCTCGGAGACCATCAGCCTCGTCGAAGCGGCCGCAGGAAGCTGCCCCATCATCTCGATCACCGACAGCGTCATCGGGCCCATAGCCAAGAACGCGAGCCTCGTGCTGCAGGTTCGGGAGTCGGAGGTACGCGGATTCCGTTCGCTCGCCGCTTCGATGTGTCTGGCGCAGTCGCTCGCTATTGGCTTCGCGGCCCGCAAGGCCGAGCCGACGTTGGCCGCCTCATAG
- a CDS encoding glycoside hydrolase family 108 protein, producing the protein MDISALIDEVIAREGGYGNHPADRGGPTNFGITQAVARANGFMGDMRALPRGVAVAIYRRLYWERPGFAFVAELAPLVAEELFDTAVNMGPGTAGGFLQRALNAFNRNGADYPDLKVDQAVGAKTLAALGAFLKFRGRSGEKVLLKALEALQGERYLALAESRPANEAFLYGWLANRIG; encoded by the coding sequence ATGGATATTTCGGCTCTGATCGACGAGGTGATCGCGCGCGAAGGCGGGTATGGCAACCATCCGGCGGATCGCGGCGGGCCTACCAATTTCGGGATCACCCAGGCGGTGGCGCGGGCGAACGGCTTCATGGGCGATATGCGCGCCCTGCCCCGCGGCGTGGCCGTCGCCATCTATCGGCGGCTTTATTGGGAGAGGCCGGGCTTTGCCTTTGTCGCGGAACTGGCGCCCCTCGTCGCGGAGGAACTGTTCGATACGGCGGTGAACATGGGGCCGGGGACCGCCGGCGGCTTTCTCCAGCGGGCGTTGAATGCGTTCAATCGCAATGGGGCCGACTATCCCGATCTGAAGGTCGACCAGGCGGTGGGGGCGAAGACGCTGGCGGCCCTGGGCGCCTTTCTGAAATTTCGCGGACGTTCAGGCGAGAAGGTGCTGCTCAAGGCGCTCGAAGCGCTTCAGGGGGAGCGTTATCTGGCGCTGGCGGAAAGCCGCCCGGCCAACGAGGCCTTTCTCTATGGCTGGCTGGCGAACCGGATCGGTTAG
- a CDS encoding CocE/NonD family hydrolase yields MKSIFEDNVKILMRDGVGLATNVWRPEGGERVPALLLRSPYGKEEVAHGLAPNVFALVRAGYAVVMQDVRGTFNSDAEFVPHVHDVDDGEDTIRWLAEQPWCDGSVGMWGGSYLGLVQWQAAATGTPALKAIVPVVTSADLYRAPWYSPGGALSLHSLITWSVAMAMNAAVRKLSQGEGEPADVQQLAAMLQNIDRIMWETPVADKPLVTKYIPWLNEMLAHPSRDEFWTSQSAVDKAQQIKTPALSISGWYDLFVTQQLADYVTMQERAGSEGARNGQRLIVGPWSHSQTVGCNGVFPDRDFGAAASAMAAQLTPAHLAFFDRWLKGREDALDGSSPVRLFVMGVDQWRDEQSWPLHDTKFVDYHLDGVGAANTANGNGLLTVDPATRDEADHYLYDPRRPVPSVGGNTLAFGFNGPVDQSAVEARDDVLCFSSAVLDRPLEVTGPISLKLFVSSSAVDTDFTAKLVDVFPDGRVIPLCEGILRMRYRKSLAEPVTMSPGEVFEITIDVGVTSNVFLPGHRLRLEVSSSNFPRYDRNSNTGGNISAEREADMVVAVNRIHRGPTCPSRLILPIIER; encoded by the coding sequence ATGAAGTCCATATTCGAAGATAACGTAAAGATCCTCATGCGCGACGGCGTCGGGCTTGCCACGAACGTCTGGCGACCTGAAGGGGGCGAGCGGGTGCCCGCCTTGCTGCTGCGTAGCCCCTATGGAAAAGAAGAGGTGGCGCACGGCCTTGCACCGAACGTGTTTGCCCTCGTGCGCGCCGGCTATGCCGTCGTGATGCAGGATGTGCGGGGGACGTTTAATTCCGACGCCGAGTTCGTACCGCATGTACACGACGTAGACGACGGCGAGGACACGATCCGCTGGCTGGCCGAACAACCATGGTGTGACGGTTCGGTGGGCATGTGGGGAGGATCCTACCTCGGGCTCGTTCAATGGCAGGCGGCCGCGACGGGGACGCCCGCTCTCAAGGCGATTGTTCCGGTTGTCACGAGCGCCGATCTCTACCGCGCGCCCTGGTATTCGCCCGGCGGCGCGCTGTCGCTCCATAGCTTAATCACGTGGAGCGTAGCGATGGCGATGAACGCAGCAGTTCGCAAGCTTTCCCAAGGTGAGGGTGAGCCAGCGGATGTCCAACAGCTCGCCGCCATGCTGCAGAACATCGATCGGATCATGTGGGAGACGCCGGTGGCCGACAAGCCATTGGTCACCAAATATATACCCTGGCTCAACGAGATGTTGGCGCACCCCAGCCGCGACGAGTTTTGGACGTCACAATCAGCGGTCGACAAGGCCCAACAGATCAAGACGCCGGCGCTGTCCATTTCCGGATGGTATGACCTTTTCGTGACGCAGCAGCTTGCCGATTACGTGACGATGCAAGAGCGCGCTGGTTCCGAGGGCGCGCGCAACGGACAACGGCTCATTGTCGGGCCGTGGAGTCACAGCCAGACCGTCGGTTGCAACGGCGTGTTCCCTGATCGCGATTTCGGTGCGGCGGCGAGCGCGATGGCGGCCCAGCTGACACCCGCGCACCTCGCCTTCTTCGACCGGTGGTTGAAAGGAAGGGAGGATGCCCTGGACGGCTCGTCACCGGTGCGCCTCTTCGTCATGGGTGTCGACCAGTGGCGGGACGAGCAGTCCTGGCCGCTCCACGACACGAAGTTCGTCGACTATCATCTGGATGGGGTGGGCGCGGCCAACACCGCCAATGGCAACGGCCTGCTCACTGTCGATCCCGCCACGCGCGACGAGGCCGATCACTATCTCTACGATCCTCGCCGTCCGGTGCCCTCCGTCGGCGGCAACACGCTGGCTTTCGGATTCAACGGACCGGTCGATCAGTCGGCAGTGGAAGCCCGCGACGATGTTCTCTGCTTCAGCAGCGCCGTTCTTGATCGCCCACTCGAAGTCACGGGACCCATCTCGCTCAAGCTCTTCGTGTCATCTTCGGCGGTGGATACGGACTTCACCGCCAAGCTGGTCGACGTGTTCCCGGACGGACGGGTTATCCCGCTCTGTGAGGGCATTCTGCGGATGCGGTACCGCAAGTCGCTTGCGGAGCCGGTAACGATGTCCCCAGGTGAAGTTTTCGAGATCACGATCGATGTGGGCGTGACGTCGAACGTCTTTCTTCCCGGCCACCGCCTCCGGCTCGAAGTCTCGAGCAGCAACTTCCCGCGCTACGACCGCAACAGCAATACCGGAGGCAACATCAGCGCAGAGCGCGAAGCCGACATGGTCGTGGCGGTAAATCGCATCCATCGTGGGCCAACCTGCCCCAGCCGTCTGATCCTGCCGATCATAGAGCGCTAA
- the iolG gene encoding inositol 2-dehydrogenase — MTYSVALFGAGRIGRIHATNIAAHPELRLAWVCDRNVEAAQELASRFGARVGGANEAIADSAVTGVLVATNTDTHLDLSLRANQAGKAVFCEKPVDLDLTRARAAAKTLGDAPVFVGFNRRFDPNFAALKAKLVSGEAGALESLQVTSNDPSPPPVDYVRTSGGLFADMTIHDFDMARFLLGEEPVELFAWGSCLVDPAIGEAGDIDTARVLLRTASGKLAVIANSRRSGFGYDQRVEAFCSRGLVAAGNMTESTVQVWREDGARAAPFQNFFLERYAAAFRNELSHFADILAGRALPLVNFHDGVAALALADAARRSLARGASVAV; from the coding sequence ATGACATACAGCGTGGCCCTCTTTGGCGCTGGCAGAATAGGGCGCATCCATGCGACCAACATCGCAGCACACCCTGAACTGAGGCTTGCCTGGGTTTGCGATAGGAATGTGGAGGCTGCTCAGGAACTCGCGTCGCGCTTTGGGGCGCGCGTCGGCGGAGCAAACGAAGCCATCGCCGATTCGGCAGTGACGGGAGTCCTGGTGGCGACCAATACCGACACCCACCTCGATCTCAGCCTGCGCGCGAATCAGGCGGGCAAGGCGGTATTCTGCGAGAAGCCGGTCGATCTAGACCTTACTCGCGCACGCGCCGCCGCAAAAACGCTCGGCGACGCCCCAGTCTTCGTTGGCTTCAATCGCCGATTCGACCCTAACTTCGCCGCGCTGAAGGCGAAGCTCGTCTCGGGCGAGGCGGGTGCGCTCGAGTCGCTGCAAGTCACGAGCAACGACCCGTCGCCACCGCCCGTCGACTATGTACGGACATCGGGCGGACTGTTCGCCGACATGACCATTCATGACTTCGACATGGCACGGTTCCTGCTCGGCGAAGAACCTGTCGAATTGTTCGCCTGGGGAAGCTGCCTGGTCGACCCGGCAATCGGCGAAGCCGGCGACATCGATACGGCGCGCGTTCTGCTGCGCACCGCATCGGGCAAGCTTGCGGTCATTGCCAACAGCCGGCGCAGCGGCTTCGGCTACGACCAGCGCGTGGAGGCCTTTTGCTCCCGGGGCCTCGTCGCGGCCGGCAACATGACCGAGTCAACGGTCCAGGTCTGGCGCGAGGACGGCGCTCGTGCCGCGCCATTCCAGAACTTCTTCCTCGAGCGCTACGCTGCGGCGTTTCGCAATGAACTGAGCCATTTTGCCGACATTCTCGCTGGACGCGCGCTGCCGCTCGTCAATTTTCATGACGGTGTCGCGGCGCTGGCCTTGGCCGACGCGGCGCGGCGTTCGCTGGCCAGGGGCGCATCGGTTGCGGTTTAG
- a CDS encoding serine hydrolase domain-containing protein, which yields MTLAAENPVSALPGRARSGPWCAADAPVQDVVDRRLLSGAVTMVWHKGAVAHASAIGRRDVAAAERMQADSIFRLFSMTKPVTAVAMMILWGEGKWSPSDPIAKHLPELAGLQVLRRSEPDGALLLAAPHRQPTLEHLMTHQVGFSYGFTDEPVDGAFHAAGVPIIPHDITAEEYLTRLAKVPLAFDPGTGWRYSVAMDVQGIIVERLSGMRLRDFMLERIFEPLGMVDTDFMVPASKRDRFAALYSLAGDELVEMSSDADSLHYDNVAALSPSDLVLPYDRLPVLASGGGGLVSTAPDYLRFGRMLLGRGELDGRRILNSEAAALMMSSHTPRHLLTGGFGTAPHWLRPGYEYAYNGVVITDPQAAGVALGRDTYFWDGAAGCWFWVDPTNDLVFVCMVQLLADAERLSLQFRSRDVAADILAGQQD from the coding sequence GTGACGTTAGCGGCGGAGAATCCCGTATCAGCCTTGCCCGGGCGGGCGAGGTCCGGGCCATGGTGCGCTGCCGACGCGCCTGTTCAAGACGTGGTCGACCGCCGACTGCTGAGCGGCGCGGTGACGATGGTGTGGCACAAGGGCGCGGTCGCGCACGCCTCGGCCATCGGCCGGCGCGATGTGGCGGCTGCCGAGCGGATGCAGGCGGATAGCATTTTCCGGCTCTTTTCGATGACCAAGCCGGTTACCGCGGTCGCGATGATGATATTGTGGGGCGAGGGCAAATGGTCACCGTCGGATCCGATCGCCAAGCATCTTCCCGAACTCGCCGGCTTGCAGGTGCTACGCCGGTCTGAGCCCGATGGTGCCCTCCTGCTCGCTGCGCCCCATAGGCAGCCGACGCTCGAACATCTTATGACACACCAGGTGGGCTTCTCGTACGGCTTTACCGACGAGCCGGTCGATGGCGCCTTCCATGCGGCGGGCGTTCCCATCATTCCACACGATATCACGGCCGAGGAGTATCTGACTCGACTGGCGAAGGTTCCGCTTGCCTTCGATCCGGGCACGGGCTGGCGCTACAGCGTGGCCATGGACGTGCAGGGGATCATCGTCGAGCGCTTGAGTGGCATGCGCTTGCGCGACTTCATGCTGGAGCGCATCTTCGAACCGCTCGGCATGGTCGACACAGACTTCATGGTGCCGGCAAGCAAGCGTGACCGCTTCGCCGCTCTCTACTCGTTGGCCGGCGACGAACTCGTCGAGATGAGTTCGGACGCCGACAGCCTCCACTATGACAATGTCGCAGCGCTGTCGCCCAGCGATCTGGTGCTTCCCTATGACAGGCTCCCAGTCCTCGCCTCGGGGGGGGGCGGTTTGGTGTCGACCGCACCCGATTATCTGCGCTTCGGCCGGATGCTGCTCGGCCGCGGGGAACTCGACGGCCGGCGAATTCTAAACTCCGAGGCGGCCGCGCTGATGATGAGCAGCCACACGCCGCGGCATCTGTTGACAGGCGGCTTCGGCACGGCGCCCCACTGGCTGCGACCCGGCTACGAATATGCGTATAACGGCGTGGTCATCACGGACCCGCAAGCCGCCGGCGTGGCCTTGGGACGCGATACCTATTTCTGGGACGGTGCAGCCGGTTGCTGGTTCTGGGTCGACCCGACCAACGACCTGGTGTTCGTCTGCATGGTCCAGCTCCTCGCCGATGCAGAACGGCTGTCGCTACAGTTCCGCAGCCGGGACGTGGCGGCTGACATCCTGGCGGGACAGCAGGATTGA
- the rpsK gene encoding 30S ribosomal protein S11 — protein sequence MAREPQRIKRRERKNISAGVAHVNASFNNTMVTITDAQGNAISWSSAGMMGFKGSRKSTPYAAQVCAEDAGRKAAEHGVRTLEVEVKGPGSGRESALRALQAVGFHITSIRDVTPIPHNGVRPSKRRRV from the coding sequence ATGGCACGCGAACCCCAGCGCATCAAGCGCCGCGAACGCAAGAACATCTCGGCCGGCGTCGCGCACGTCAACGCCAGCTTCAACAACACCATGGTGACCATCACCGACGCCCAGGGCAACGCGATCTCCTGGTCCTCGGCGGGCATGATGGGCTTCAAGGGCAGCCGCAAGTCGACCCCCTACGCCGCGCAGGTCTGCGCCGAAGACGCGGGCCGCAAGGCCGCCGAACATGGCGTGCGCACCCTGGAAGTCGAAGTGAAGGGTCCGGGTTCGGGCCGTGAATCGGCCCTGCGCGCGTTGCAGGCCGTCGGTTTCCACATCACCTCCATCCGCGACGTGACGCCGATCCCGCACAACGGCGTGCGTCCTTCCAAGCGCCGCCGCGTCTAA
- a CDS encoding bifunctional 5-dehydro-2-deoxygluconokinase/5-dehydro-2-deoxyphosphogluconate aldolase — protein MTSKHGQEHVLDLITLGRSSVDLYGEQVGGRLERMRSFAKYIGGSPTNTAVGVARLGLKSGLITRVGSDHMGRFIREELLREGVDVSGVISDPERLTALVLLGIRDADSFPLIFYRENCADMALCEADIDPGLVASAGALLINGTHLSRPDVYAASLKAARAMKAAGGRVIFDIDFRPVLWGLASKENGEDRFVASAAVTAELQSVLPLCDLIVGTEEEIHILGGTTDTVAALRTIRAASNALLVCKRGADGCVAFPGAVPDSLNEGVVGQGFKIEVFNVLGAGDAFMAGFLRGWLRDEPIELCCTYANACGAMVVSRHGCAPAQPSWDELQCFLSRSDWPRRLRDSTTLEHIHWATNRHPNYDEMTVLAIDHRSQFDDLVSTLGTANLDRVPRFKELALKALERVASDNPGFGLLADGRYGMRALEGAVDTRYWIGRPIEQPGSRPLTFEGGFEAATILADWPLDHVVKCLVFYHPDDPADLRAQQDRQILRLFEACRHTRHELLLEIIASKHGPIATDTVARVVEHIYDLGVYPDWWKLEPAAEPGAWAAIERVIEARDPHCRGIVLLGLAASETELLESFAAAAASALVKGFAVGRTIWSEPAARWLKGEIDDEAAVGEMAGNFAVLVCGWRAARREQAA, from the coding sequence GTGACCAGCAAGCATGGCCAGGAACATGTGCTCGATCTGATCACGCTCGGCCGGTCGAGCGTCGATCTGTATGGCGAGCAGGTCGGCGGTCGGCTCGAGCGCATGCGGTCATTCGCGAAATATATCGGAGGCAGCCCTACCAACACGGCGGTCGGGGTCGCGCGCCTCGGCCTCAAGTCAGGGCTTATAACGCGTGTCGGCTCTGACCACATGGGCCGCTTCATCCGCGAAGAGTTGCTCCGCGAGGGCGTGGACGTATCAGGCGTGATCAGCGATCCCGAGCGGCTGACGGCGCTGGTGCTCCTGGGAATTCGTGATGCCGACAGCTTTCCTTTGATCTTCTACCGCGAGAACTGCGCCGACATGGCGCTATGTGAAGCCGACATCGACCCGGGACTCGTCGCATCTGCCGGCGCGCTGCTCATCAATGGCACCCATCTGTCACGCCCTGATGTTTATGCTGCAAGTCTCAAGGCGGCACGGGCAATGAAGGCAGCCGGTGGCCGGGTCATATTCGATATCGACTTTCGCCCGGTTCTGTGGGGATTGGCGTCCAAGGAGAACGGCGAGGATCGCTTTGTCGCGAGCGCAGCGGTCACCGCCGAACTCCAGAGCGTCCTTCCGCTGTGCGATCTCATCGTCGGTACCGAGGAGGAGATCCATATTCTCGGCGGCACGACTGACACGGTCGCGGCGCTCCGCACGATCCGCGCCGCGAGCAACGCGCTACTGGTGTGCAAGCGCGGAGCCGATGGCTGTGTCGCCTTCCCCGGCGCGGTGCCGGACAGCCTCAACGAAGGGGTCGTAGGCCAAGGCTTCAAGATCGAGGTGTTCAACGTGCTCGGGGCGGGCGACGCGTTCATGGCTGGCTTCCTGCGCGGTTGGCTACGCGACGAGCCGATCGAGCTTTGCTGCACATATGCCAATGCGTGCGGCGCCATGGTCGTGTCACGGCACGGCTGCGCGCCCGCACAGCCAAGCTGGGACGAACTTCAGTGCTTCCTGTCGCGCAGCGACTGGCCGCGCCGGCTGCGGGATAGTACGACCCTCGAACATATACATTGGGCGACGAACCGCCATCCGAACTACGACGAAATGACAGTGCTCGCAATCGATCACCGCAGCCAGTTCGACGACCTTGTGTCCACGCTCGGTACGGCGAATCTCGACCGGGTGCCCCGCTTCAAGGAGTTGGCGCTAAAGGCGCTCGAACGCGTGGCGAGCGACAACCCGGGCTTCGGGCTGCTGGCGGATGGGCGCTACGGCATGCGTGCGCTGGAGGGGGCGGTCGACACGCGCTACTGGATCGGACGCCCGATTGAGCAGCCCGGGTCGCGGCCGCTGACGTTCGAAGGCGGGTTCGAGGCGGCGACGATCCTCGCCGACTGGCCGCTCGATCACGTCGTCAAATGCCTCGTCTTCTACCACCCCGACGATCCGGCCGATCTGCGGGCGCAGCAGGACCGCCAGATCCTCCGGCTGTTCGAGGCCTGTCGGCACACGCGCCACGAGCTACTGCTCGAGATCATCGCCTCGAAGCATGGGCCAATCGCCACCGACACGGTGGCGCGTGTCGTTGAGCACATCTATGATCTCGGGGTGTATCCGGACTGGTGGAAACTCGAGCCCGCTGCCGAGCCTGGTGCGTGGGCGGCTATCGAGCGGGTAATCGAGGCGCGCGACCCGCATTGCCGCGGTATTGTGCTCCTTGGCCTCGCGGCTTCCGAAACCGAACTGCTGGAGAGCTTCGCCGCCGCCGCCGCAAGCGCTCTTGTCAAGGGCTTCGCGGTCGGGCGAACCATCTGGTCCGAGCCGGCGGCGCGCTGGCTGAAGGGCGAGATCGACGACGAGGCGGCGGTCGGCGAGATGGCGGGCAACTTCGCCGTGCTTGTCTGCGGATGGCGCGCGGCGCGCCGGGAGCAGGCGGCATGA
- a CDS encoding 3TM-type holin, translating into MTRRNAGDRWTRRARPAFLYVMYGLLLWSVPLGLIGGARPDVAAAIVRAMRAYFNALPEPLYALFGTGYLGYTAARAWGKVKGVER; encoded by the coding sequence ATGACAAGGCGAAACGCGGGGGACCGGTGGACGCGGCGGGCGCGGCCGGCCTTTCTCTACGTCATGTACGGCCTGCTGCTCTGGTCGGTGCCGCTGGGGCTGATCGGAGGGGCGCGGCCCGATGTGGCGGCGGCGATCGTCCGGGCGATGCGGGCCTATTTCAACGCCCTGCCGGAGCCGCTCTACGCGCTCTTCGGCACGGGTTATCTGGGCTATACGGCGGCGCGGGCCTGGGGGAAGGTCAAGGGAGTGGAGCGCTAA
- the rpsM gene encoding 30S ribosomal protein S13 encodes MARIAGVNIPTNKRVIIALTYIHGIGRKTAVDIATKLGIDHSRRVQDLSDAEVLQIREAIDADLTVEGDLRRETAMNIKRLMDLACYRGLRHRKGLPVRGQRTHTNARTRKGKAKPIAGKKK; translated from the coding sequence ATGGCACGTATTGCGGGTGTCAACATCCCGACCAACAAGCGCGTGATCATCGCGCTCACCTACATTCACGGCATCGGCCGCAAGACCGCCGTCGACATCGCCACCAAGCTGGGCATCGACCACAGCCGCCGCGTTCAGGACCTGTCGGACGCCGAAGTCCTGCAGATCCGCGAAGCCATCGACGCCGACCTGACGGTCGAGGGCGACCTGCGCCGCGAAACCGCGATGAACATCAAGCGCCTGATGGACCTGGCCTGCTATCGCGGCCTGCGTCACCGCAAGGGGCTGCCGGTTCGCGGCCAGCGCACGCACACCAATGCGCGCACCCGCAAGGGCAAGGCGAAGCCGATCGCAGGCAAGAAGAAGTAA
- a CDS encoding TonB-dependent receptor codes for MRSKVVLLGSVALVGTLGAVSAPARAEASANSAPAGAEQTESTSRKGLQDIIVTARRRSESAQTVPVAVSVASAASLEQHQVLNAYQLVNLTPSLQVRSTNQQTGALNFTIRGIGTSVFGPQVESSVGVVIDDVVMSRPQFGNVQFFDLDRVEVLRGPQGMLFGKNASAGLINIVTAQPRLNRTEFLANIQYGNTTAPGAGNVASLQVAGNMPITGNSALRVSGFVTRQDAVVRDTSLRQNLGNTAVGGRLKFLWEPSDSIRLTVAGDYQNSKGPGEGVLVHRFTAPGGLISTINASNGVFASPKNTSMATDIANTNGSDVYGVSLKAEIELGGGYTLTNVLAHRRAKTNTSIDTDTTTADLFSVNTGGLRRHQTTEELRLTSPADGRFSYQLGLFYLDLNAREFLLQGANLGLPSPGPGLSFLGGYADGTALIKSYAGFFEGQYKLTDSLRVTAGGRYTHDDLRYHLDLTNPAALLPLYGPDKHFSVQTKKDNFSYRFGADYTIAPDVLVYATYSRGYKGPTFDQLTGTLVDPEIPKSYELGVKSTLFDRRLRLNMALFDTTFDGFQTQAQRPGTAAGFMTLNAGQLKSRGVEVEFTALPFDGLTISGGTTFNDTKYVGLSGIPCTYGLPAGTGRNQCDPSTNTTDVSGNQLDNAPRWTTSFTARYERPVSSEWVGFLQGDVYHRSSFYFGQTRDPHLRVGANAIFGLSAGAHTQDDRLSITAFVRNLFDKRVPSYILQDPVSAFYVGPSGVSDAALGGNYWSQFGPNSFRTVGVTVNYRM; via the coding sequence ATGAGAAGCAAGGTTGTTCTGCTGGGCAGCGTCGCCCTGGTCGGCACACTTGGAGCAGTCTCTGCTCCTGCGCGAGCGGAAGCGTCCGCCAACTCTGCTCCAGCCGGCGCGGAGCAAACCGAATCGACCAGCCGCAAGGGACTGCAAGACATCATCGTCACGGCGCGGCGCCGCAGTGAGAGCGCCCAGACCGTGCCCGTCGCGGTCAGCGTCGCGTCAGCAGCCAGCCTTGAGCAGCATCAGGTTCTCAACGCCTATCAGCTGGTGAATTTGACCCCTAGCCTTCAGGTGCGATCGACCAATCAGCAGACGGGCGCTCTCAACTTCACGATTCGCGGTATCGGCACGTCCGTTTTTGGTCCGCAGGTCGAATCCAGCGTCGGCGTCGTGATCGACGACGTGGTGATGAGCCGGCCGCAATTCGGCAATGTCCAGTTCTTCGATCTTGACCGGGTCGAGGTGCTGCGTGGTCCGCAAGGCATGCTGTTCGGCAAGAATGCCTCGGCCGGCCTGATCAACATCGTCACGGCCCAGCCCCGGCTGAACCGCACCGAATTCTTGGCAAATATTCAATATGGCAACACGACGGCTCCTGGTGCCGGCAATGTCGCGTCGCTTCAGGTCGCCGGGAATATGCCGATAACCGGCAATTCCGCACTGCGCGTTTCCGGCTTTGTTACGCGGCAGGACGCGGTTGTGCGCGACACCAGTCTCCGCCAGAATCTCGGTAACACGGCGGTCGGCGGCCGCTTGAAATTTCTTTGGGAGCCGAGCGACAGCATCCGTCTGACGGTTGCAGGCGATTACCAGAATTCGAAAGGCCCCGGCGAAGGCGTGCTCGTGCACCGTTTCACCGCGCCCGGCGGGCTGATCTCCACGATCAACGCCAGCAATGGGGTGTTTGCCTCGCCAAAGAACACCAGCATGGCGACCGATATAGCGAACACCAACGGCTCCGATGTGTACGGGGTGTCGCTGAAGGCAGAGATCGAGCTTGGCGGCGGATATACGCTGACGAACGTGCTCGCACACCGCCGTGCCAAGACAAACACCTCGATCGACACCGACACGACGACGGCGGACCTGTTCAGCGTCAATACGGGGGGCTTGCGGCGTCACCAGACTACGGAAGAACTGCGTCTGACCTCACCGGCGGACGGCCGGTTCAGCTATCAGCTCGGCCTTTTCTATCTGGACCTCAACGCGCGCGAGTTTCTCCTGCAAGGGGCAAATCTCGGCCTGCCCTCTCCCGGTCCCGGTCTCTCCTTTTTGGGAGGCTACGCCGACGGTACTGCGCTCATCAAGAGCTATGCCGGTTTCTTTGAAGGACAGTATAAACTTACCGACTCCCTGCGGGTGACCGCAGGCGGCCGTTACACCCATGACGATCTTCGCTACCATCTGGATCTAACGAACCCGGCAGCTCTGCTGCCCCTTTATGGCCCCGACAAGCATTTTTCGGTCCAAACGAAGAAGGACAATTTCTCCTATCGCTTCGGCGCTGACTACACGATTGCGCCTGACGTGCTCGTCTATGCCACCTACTCGCGGGGCTACAAGGGGCCGACTTTCGACCAGTTGACCGGTACTTTAGTGGATCCGGAAATTCCGAAGAGCTACGAGCTTGGCGTCAAATCCACGCTCTTTGATCGCAGGCTCCGGCTCAACATGGCCCTGTTCGACACCACCTTCGACGGGTTCCAGACGCAGGCCCAACGACCCGGTACCGCAGCGGGCTTTATGACCCTGAATGCAGGGCAGTTGAAGTCCCGCGGGGTAGAGGTCGAGTTCACCGCACTGCCGTTCGATGGCCTGACCATAAGCGGTGGGACCACCTTTAACGACACGAAGTACGTCGGTCTCTCTGGCATCCCCTGTACTTACGGGCTTCCGGCAGGCACTGGCAGGAACCAGTGTGATCCCAGTACCAATACAACGGATGTCAGTGGGAACCAGCTCGATAATGCTCCGCGCTGGACCACCTCATTCACCGCGCGGTACGAACGTCCTGTGTCGAGCGAATGGGTCGGCTTCCTGCAGGGGGACGTCTATCATCGCAGCAGCTTCTACTTCGGCCAGACGCGCGATCCACACCTGCGCGTCGGGGCCAACGCGATCTTCGGATTATCGGCTGGCGCCCATACCCAGGACGACCGGCTGTCGATTACCGCTTTCGTGCGCAATCTGTTCGACAAGCGAGTCCCAAGTTACATTCTCCAGGATCCGGTGTCAGCTTTTTACGTGGGTCCGTCGGGCGTTAGCGACGCTGCCTTGGGCGGCAATTACTGGAGCCAGTTCGGACCGAATTCATTTCGCACGGTCGGCGTGACGGTGAATTACCGGATGTAG